A stretch of the Flavobacterium aquiphilum genome encodes the following:
- a CDS encoding T9SS sorting signal type C domain-containing protein has protein sequence MNRALLSIFLCLFFVNVGFSSTITFIGASTNATTKDWNTAANWSSNTVPTSDDDVLIPSGKTVIITADSFAKTVSVTGALYQNDGVSLTVSGNFIVNSGGIFDMSNENGSGSIAALLVYGNYSNNGTTQFWKGIVIIAGNLSSNTTSTIQNNGNVVVGGDIIGVFDTTGGTGSGQIYAVDPNATVTITPTSIDNNVNPGVAPQTPTESQALIDLVNTVIYGGACSFTVNDVVSQSVCSGNSAVFAVTTGASSPTYQWQVNSGSGWIDLTGQTTASLILTSVTVGMSGNKYRAKITSSSCTKSGNYGVLTVNPASVGGIVAGSVAICSGTNSTTLTLSGHAGTITRWESSLDNFATAGTSIANTTTTLTVTNLIATTYYRAVVANGSCASANSSTATITVSDLPNNISNGFSATTICSGGSPQLTFDADDTTFSTPYSITYKNNATSTQYTVSIPSASPYSFTPGDNPTSNAGYTLISITNGNSCTRTSSFGNAGANLIVRPIPTASIGGTATVCVGSSSPNITFTNPQTVAVTVTYTINGGSNQTINIAAGSSANVPVSTVASGSFVYSLVSVVYQSTPACSNTLSGSATVTVIAPLSGVSITSTASQTICSTGSGSLLTVAETGGGTITHQWGKRSVSGGAITPISSATGSTYTPTGSDLDVGTWYLICTSTPICGSAVTSNEVIVTVNPITLAAPILSDVTLSCNQTTATQMWTAISGISNYRFDVSTDSSFGTYLTGYQNLSVSSAVTSLVINGLSSGVTYHVRARTENACVTSPNSTTVTITVNSSPVKPVAISTQPTCAVSTGTITVTSPTGAGLSYSIDGSDYSNTSGTFNNVPAGDYYVTVKNASGCISVASDKVSLIVVGTTTWNGSSWDNGFPDSSKRAVFAGDITITSQLEACSCQINSGVKVGIGVSGGSNANAILKLENGLDVLGTGTLTFENNASLIQVNDAAMNTGKIIYKRVTAPMKNFDYTYWSSPVVGQKLYDLSPNTLWDKYFSYENSNWKVYPYGVGTMDPGKGYIIRVPKPNSIYPNGNDNWTGSTYAQPVQFIGVPNNGSITIATQGVGKNNLIGNPYPSAMDADSFIYDNASVIDGALYFWTHNTAITQSGSFYVYSSNDYATYTLTGGTGASIAVGAPTGKIAAGQSFFVRSKASGDFVFNNSMRNLAGGSNSQFFRISETKKVTGKIEKNRVWLNLSNSDGAFKQMLVGYITGATNEMDNLYDGISYDGNTYVDFYSVNKEKKLTIQGRALPFDKTDKVPLGYRSTIDGTFKISIDKVDGVLANQSVFIEDNVTKTLHNLKNGPYSFTTAKGTFNDRFVLVYVDKNAVVASPVVDNPPLIVEQPVTVESAVVVDSKVAVDSSIVVKLPEVEASVVEQPVVVEPIVVVDSTETVDPSIAVKLPEVEASVVEQPVVVEPKVVVDFTEAVDPSVVVNSPEVEASVVEQPVVVEPTVVVDFTEAVDPSVVVNSPEVEASVVEQPVVVEPKVVVDFTEAVDPSVVVNSPVVDVSVVEQPVVVEPTVVVDSKVAVDLSEVVDTSVVVDEPVVVHSPITVDPPVDIDTLITVDSPVVVNPSVVVEPSVTADLPVVVNSPAAVDAQVAVDPTIDKPIDDSKNKGLVVFVKNRQVKISSFDQIMQSVMVYDLRGRQLFESNSVRSNEFEINSLNSSNQFLIVMVQLANGKWVTKEVIFKN, from the coding sequence ATGAATAGAGCTTTACTATCAATTTTTTTGTGCTTATTTTTTGTTAATGTTGGATTTAGTTCAACTATTACATTTATAGGAGCTTCTACCAATGCTACTACTAAGGATTGGAATACAGCAGCCAATTGGTCTTCGAATACAGTTCCCACATCAGATGATGATGTGTTAATCCCATCTGGAAAAACGGTTATAATTACAGCCGATTCATTTGCTAAAACAGTAAGTGTTACTGGGGCTTTATATCAAAACGATGGTGTTAGCTTAACGGTTTCTGGCAATTTTATAGTTAATTCGGGCGGGATTTTTGACATGTCAAATGAAAATGGATCCGGATCAATTGCTGCTTTATTAGTTTATGGAAACTATTCTAATAATGGAACTACTCAATTTTGGAAAGGAATTGTAATAATTGCAGGTAATTTATCAAGCAATACAACATCTACAATACAAAATAATGGTAATGTTGTAGTTGGAGGGGATATTATTGGAGTATTTGATACAACAGGTGGTACTGGATCGGGTCAAATTTATGCTGTTGATCCTAATGCAACGGTCACAATAACTCCAACTTCAATTGATAACAATGTTAATCCAGGAGTTGCTCCACAAACCCCAACAGAGAGCCAAGCTTTAATTGATCTTGTTAATACTGTAATATATGGGGGTGCTTGTTCTTTTACAGTAAATGATGTAGTAAGTCAGTCTGTTTGTTCGGGAAATAGTGCTGTATTTGCAGTGACAACGGGAGCTAGTTCACCTACTTATCAATGGCAGGTTAATAGTGGCTCTGGATGGATTGATTTGACAGGACAAACAACAGCTAGTTTGATTCTTACAAGTGTTACCGTAGGTATGAGTGGTAATAAATATAGAGCTAAGATTACTTCATCTTCTTGTACAAAAAGCGGCAATTATGGGGTTTTAACTGTAAATCCGGCTTCGGTGGGAGGAATTGTTGCAGGTAGTGTAGCGATTTGTTCAGGTACAAACAGTACGACATTGACATTGAGTGGACATGCAGGAACAATCACACGTTGGGAGTCTTCATTGGATAATTTTGCGACAGCTGGGACTTCTATCGCTAATACAACAACGACACTAACTGTTACAAATTTAATCGCTACAACATATTATAGAGCCGTGGTAGCCAACGGTTCGTGTGCATCGGCCAATAGTAGTACAGCAACTATAACTGTGTCAGATTTGCCTAATAATATAAGTAATGGTTTTAGCGCAACTACAATTTGTAGTGGAGGTAGCCCACAATTGACTTTTGATGCCGATGATACCACATTTTCGACTCCTTATAGTATTACTTATAAAAATAATGCTACTTCAACTCAATACACTGTCTCAATTCCATCAGCATCGCCTTATAGTTTTACGCCTGGTGACAACCCTACATCAAATGCTGGCTATACGTTAATATCTATTACTAATGGAAACAGTTGTACAAGAACTTCTTCTTTTGGCAATGCCGGAGCAAATTTGATTGTTCGCCCTATCCCAACAGCCTCTATTGGTGGAACAGCAACTGTGTGTGTTGGTTCATCATCTCCAAACATAACATTTACAAATCCTCAAACTGTGGCTGTGACAGTTACTTACACTATTAATGGAGGCTCGAATCAAACGATAAATATTGCCGCGGGTTCTTCAGCAAATGTACCGGTATCCACCGTTGCTTCAGGGAGTTTTGTATATAGTTTGGTTAGTGTGGTTTACCAATCTACTCCAGCATGTTCAAATACACTTTCAGGAAGTGCAACAGTTACTGTAATCGCTCCTTTGTCTGGGGTTTCAATCACTTCAACTGCTTCACAAACAATATGTTCAACAGGTTCTGGTTCTCTTTTAACGGTTGCAGAAACTGGAGGAGGAACGATAACTCATCAATGGGGTAAACGTTCAGTTTCAGGTGGAGCAATTACACCTATAAGTTCTGCGACAGGTTCAACATATACCCCGACAGGATCAGACTTAGATGTTGGTACATGGTATTTAATATGTACTTCAACACCTATTTGTGGAAGCGCAGTCACATCAAATGAAGTTATAGTAACTGTAAATCCAATTACACTAGCAGCCCCTATTTTGAGTGATGTCACATTGTCGTGTAATCAAACTACGGCTACACAAATGTGGACTGCAATTTCGGGAATTTCCAACTACCGCTTTGATGTGTCGACAGACTCTTCCTTTGGGACTTATCTCACGGGTTATCAAAATTTGTCAGTTTCATCTGCTGTTACATCTTTGGTAATTAATGGATTGAGTTCAGGGGTAACATATCATGTTAGGGCTAGAACAGAAAATGCTTGTGTAACTAGTCCTAATTCTACTACGGTTACTATTACTGTTAATTCTTCGCCAGTGAAACCAGTAGCTATATCTACCCAGCCTACCTGCGCTGTTTCAACAGGGACTATTACGGTGACTTCACCAACGGGAGCGGGACTTAGTTATAGTATTGATGGTTCTGATTATAGTAATACTTCTGGAACGTTCAATAATGTACCTGCTGGTGATTATTATGTGACGGTGAAAAATGCTTCTGGATGTATTTCAGTAGCTTCAGATAAAGTTTCATTAATTGTTGTTGGTACAACAACTTGGAATGGTTCCAGTTGGGATAATGGTTTTCCTGATAGTTCCAAAAGAGCTGTTTTTGCTGGAGATATAACAATAACAAGCCAATTAGAAGCTTGCTCTTGCCAAATTAACTCAGGGGTAAAAGTTGGGATAGGAGTTTCTGGAGGGTCAAATGCAAATGCTATATTAAAACTTGAAAACGGTCTGGATGTTCTAGGTACAGGAACGTTAACTTTCGAGAATAATGCGAGTTTGATTCAGGTGAATGATGCTGCAATGAATACCGGTAAAATTATTTATAAGCGTGTTACTGCCCCAATGAAGAATTTTGATTATACCTATTGGTCTTCTCCGGTAGTGGGGCAAAAATTATATGATTTGTCACCCAATACATTATGGGACAAATATTTTAGTTACGAAAATAGCAATTGGAAGGTTTATCCTTACGGGGTTGGAACTATGGATCCTGGAAAAGGATATATTATCCGGGTACCAAAACCCAATTCCATCTATCCTAATGGAAACGACAATTGGACGGGGTCTACATATGCCCAGCCTGTTCAGTTTATTGGTGTTCCAAATAATGGTTCCATCACAATTGCCACGCAGGGAGTTGGAAAAAACAATCTGATAGGGAATCCTTACCCATCAGCAATGGATGCAGATTCGTTTATCTATGATAACGCATCTGTTATAGATGGTGCATTATATTTTTGGACACATAATACAGCTATTACTCAAAGCGGATCATTTTATGTTTATAGTTCGAATGATTATGCTACTTATACTCTAACTGGGGGAACAGGTGCATCTATTGCAGTAGGAGCTCCAACCGGAAAAATTGCTGCAGGTCAGTCTTTTTTTGTTAGAAGTAAAGCTTCTGGGGATTTCGTGTTTAATAATTCAATGCGTAATCTAGCGGGGGGCTCCAATAGTCAGTTTTTTAGAATCTCAGAAACCAAAAAAGTGACAGGGAAGATAGAGAAGAACAGAGTTTGGTTGAATTTGAGCAATTCAGATGGAGCTTTTAAGCAAATGTTGGTTGGCTATATTACTGGTGCTACCAATGAGATGGATAATTTGTATGATGGTATCAGCTATGACGGAAACACCTACGTCGATTTTTATAGTGTTAACAAAGAAAAGAAACTTACCATACAGGGTCGTGCTTTGCCTTTTGATAAAACAGACAAAGTGCCTTTGGGGTACAGAAGTACAATAGATGGAACTTTTAAGATAAGTATTGATAAAGTTGATGGGGTATTAGCCAATCAAAGTGTTTTCATTGAGGATAATGTGACTAAGACACTTCATAATTTAAAGAATGGTCCCTATTCTTTCACTACAGCTAAAGGGACTTTTAATGATCGTTTTGTGTTGGTTTATGTAGATAAAAATGCAGTAGTAGCTTCTCCTGTGGTGGATAATCCACCTTTGATCGTAGAACAACCAGTGACAGTTGAATCTGCGGTAGTTGTCGACTCTAAAGTAGCAGTTGATTCTTCGATAGTGGTTAAATTGCCAGAAGTTGAAGCATCTGTTGTAGAGCAACCAGTGGTAGTTGAGCCAATAGTAGTTGTAGATTCTACAGAGACAGTTGATCCTTCGATAGCGGTTAAATTACCAGAAGTTGAAGCATCTGTTGTAGAACAACCAGTGGTAGTTGAACCAAAAGTAGTTGTAGATTTTACAGAGGCAGTTGATCCTTCGGTAGTGGTTAACTCTCCAGAAGTTGAAGCATCTGTTGTAGAACAACCAGTGGTAGTTGAACCAACTGTAGTTGTAGATTTTACAGAGGCAGTTGATCCTTCGGTAGTGGTTAACTCTCCAGAAGTTGAGGCATCTGTTGTAGAACAACCAGTGGTAGTTGAACCAAAAGTAGTTGTAGATTTTACAGAGGCAGTTGATCCTTCGGTAGTGGTGAACTCTCCAGTAGTTGACGTATCTGTTGTAGAACAACCAGTGGTAGTTGAACCAACAGTAGTTGTAGATTCTAAAGTGGCGGTTGATCTTTCGGAAGTGGTGGACACTTCAGTAGTTGTTGATGAACCTGTTGTTGTACATTCACCGATAACAGTTGATCCACCAGTTGATATTGATACATTAATAACCGTTGATTCTCCTGTTGTGGTGAACCCTTCAGTGGTTGTAGAACCATCGGTAACAGCCGACCTTCCTGTAGTGGTGAATTCGCCAGCGGCGGTGGACGCACAAGTAGCAGTTGACCCAACTATTGATAAACCAATTGATGACAGTAAAAATAAAGGGCTTGTTGTTTTTGTTAAAAACCGTCAAGTAAAAATAAGTTCTTTTGACCAGATAATGCAATCAGTTATGGTTTACGATTTGAGAGGAAGACAGCTTTTTGAGAGCAATAGTGTGAGAAGTAATGAATTTGAGATTAACAGTTTGAATTCGAGTAACCAGTTTTTGATTGTTATGGTTCAGTTAGCAAACGGAAAATGGGTTACTAAAGAAGTTATTTTTAAGAATTAG
- a CDS encoding regulatory protein RecX produces MKEIYSLKEAIQKIEHYCAYQERCHEEVVSKLWDMKLNQNEIDEVIVHLIEHNFLNEARFACSFARGKHRIKHWGKIRITNELKMRKINQTLINLALKEIDPEEYIITFEELAEKNWNSIIENNTLKKRKKFCDYMLRRGFESNLIYDKVKELEGNDQ; encoded by the coding sequence ATGAAAGAAATCTATTCCCTCAAAGAAGCCATCCAAAAAATTGAGCATTATTGTGCCTATCAGGAACGTTGTCATGAGGAAGTGGTATCCAAACTATGGGATATGAAGTTGAATCAAAATGAAATAGATGAAGTGATCGTGCATCTTATCGAGCATAATTTTCTCAACGAAGCACGATTCGCCTGTAGCTTTGCCCGTGGAAAACATCGCATCAAACATTGGGGTAAAATCAGAATCACCAACGAATTGAAAATGCGAAAAATAAATCAAACCCTGATTAACCTCGCCCTAAAAGAAATTGATCCGGAGGAATATATCATCACATTTGAGGAATTGGCCGAAAAAAATTGGAATTCCATCATTGAAAATAATACGCTCAAAAAAAGGAAGAAATTCTGCGACTATATGTTACGTCGCGGGTTTGAAAGTAACTTGATTTACGATAAAGTAAAGGAGCTAGAAGGCAACGATCAGTAA
- a CDS encoding beta-ketoacyl synthase N-terminal-like domain-containing protein — protein MSQTISITAIASISSLGNSSETIWQNYLSENPCFSTQFLDHQNTAVAALDDDSLAEVQTLKESDIKYKSLDQSVLFAMVASRKAIEKAGWKEETEFGINIGSSRGATDLFEKHFQEYLETGKAQTLASPTTTLGNISSWVAHDLQSTGPEISHSITCSTALHAVLNGVAWLKAGMADKFLVGGSEAPLTDFTIGQMRSLKIYSKSEEKYSNRAFDLDKKQNTMILGEGAGACCLEIGKKENAIAFIEGIGYATEILEHNISISAEAVCFQKSMKMALKNIDISEVNAIVMHAPGTIKGDLTEYKAIEKIFGKNLPLLTTNKWKIGHTFGASGILSMEMAILMMQHNQFIGVPFAEAQKQTKPIKKVLVNAVGFGGNAVSVLLSL, from the coding sequence TTGTCACAAACTATCTCCATAACAGCCATAGCATCTATTTCGTCTTTAGGAAATTCATCCGAAACGATTTGGCAAAATTATCTTTCGGAAAATCCTTGTTTTTCAACACAATTTTTGGATCATCAAAACACGGCTGTAGCTGCCCTTGATGATGATTCTTTGGCTGAAGTTCAAACACTGAAAGAATCGGATATAAAATACAAATCTTTGGATCAGTCTGTATTGTTTGCGATGGTGGCTTCCCGCAAAGCAATTGAAAAAGCAGGTTGGAAAGAAGAAACAGAATTTGGTATCAATATTGGTTCTTCCCGAGGGGCAACTGATTTGTTTGAGAAACATTTTCAGGAGTATTTGGAAACCGGAAAAGCACAGACTTTGGCTTCGCCAACAACAACTTTGGGAAATATTTCCTCTTGGGTGGCTCATGATTTACAAAGTACAGGCCCCGAGATTTCGCATTCCATCACCTGTTCTACGGCTTTGCATGCGGTATTAAATGGTGTGGCTTGGTTAAAAGCCGGAATGGCCGATAAATTTTTGGTCGGAGGGAGTGAAGCTCCCTTGACTGATTTTACCATTGGTCAGATGCGATCCTTGAAAATTTATTCCAAAAGCGAGGAAAAATATTCAAATAGAGCTTTTGATTTGGACAAAAAACAAAATACCATGATTTTGGGAGAAGGTGCAGGAGCGTGCTGTCTCGAAATCGGTAAAAAAGAAAATGCCATTGCTTTTATTGAAGGCATTGGTTATGCGACTGAAATTTTGGAACACAACATTTCGATATCGGCCGAAGCAGTTTGTTTTCAGAAATCGATGAAAATGGCTTTGAAAAACATCGATATTTCTGAAGTGAATGCCATTGTAATGCATGCTCCCGGAACCATAAAAGGAGATTTGACAGAGTATAAAGCAATCGAAAAAATCTTCGGAAAAAATCTTCCCCTTTTGACAACCAATAAATGGAAAATCGGACACACTTTTGGTGCTTCGGGGATTTTGAGTATGGAAATGGCTATTTTGATGATGCAACACAATCAGTTCATCGGAGTCCCTTTTGCGGAAGCGCAAAAACAGACGAAGCCTATAAAAAAAGTTTTGGTGAATGCTGTAGGTTTTGGGGGCAATGCGGTGAGTGTGCTTTTGAGTTTATGA
- the bioA gene encoding adenosylmethionine--8-amino-7-oxononanoate transaminase, with amino-acid sequence MSLIERDSQHLWHPYTQHKTAALPIAITKGEGALLWDENSKVYVDAIASWWVNPFGHSNRFIADAIYRQLTTLEHVLFGGFTHEPAVILAERLLAILPNNQKKIFFSDNGSTSVEVAIKVALQYFYNKGEKRTTIIAFENAFHGDTFAAMAASGISFYTQAFQGMFIDVVRIPVPVKGQEQESFDALRNVIQNHNCAGFIFEPLVQGAAGMVMYESEALDELIQICRENNVLTIADEVMTGFGKTGKTFACDYLTQQPDMMCLSKALTGGTIPMAITTFTQDLFDAFYDEDINKALFHGHTFTANPTGCAAALASLDLLETKEMQQNLVLINKSHLEFKRKLENHPMVTTTRVLGVIFALEIKTESSASYYGTLRNRLYDFFIENGIILRPVGNIVYILPPYVISDAQLQKVYEVVEKALEIV; translated from the coding sequence ATGAGTTTAATAGAAAGAGACAGCCAACATCTTTGGCATCCTTATACCCAGCACAAGACAGCGGCACTTCCTATCGCAATTACTAAAGGTGAAGGTGCTTTGTTATGGGACGAAAACAGCAAAGTATATGTTGACGCAATTGCTTCTTGGTGGGTCAACCCGTTCGGACATTCCAACAGGTTTATTGCCGATGCGATTTACAGGCAGTTGACCACTTTGGAACACGTTTTGTTTGGAGGATTTACCCATGAACCCGCCGTTATTTTGGCAGAAAGGCTTTTGGCTATTTTGCCAAACAATCAAAAGAAAATTTTCTTTTCGGATAACGGTTCGACCTCGGTTGAAGTGGCAATTAAAGTGGCTTTGCAGTATTTTTACAATAAAGGCGAAAAGAGAACAACAATTATAGCTTTTGAAAATGCCTTTCATGGCGATACTTTTGCCGCAATGGCCGCAAGTGGAATTTCGTTTTACACACAGGCTTTTCAAGGAATGTTTATTGATGTGGTTCGGATTCCGGTTCCGGTGAAAGGTCAGGAACAGGAAAGTTTTGATGCTTTGCGAAATGTTATCCAAAACCATAATTGCGCTGGATTTATCTTTGAGCCATTGGTTCAGGGTGCTGCAGGAATGGTGATGTATGAGTCTGAAGCATTGGACGAGTTGATTCAAATTTGTCGGGAGAATAATGTGCTTACCATTGCCGACGAGGTGATGACAGGTTTCGGTAAAACCGGAAAAACGTTTGCTTGTGATTATTTGACACAACAACCGGACATGATGTGTTTGTCCAAAGCTTTGACGGGCGGAACCATTCCGATGGCGATTACGACTTTCACTCAAGATCTTTTTGACGCTTTTTATGACGAGGATATCAATAAAGCGTTATTCCATGGTCATACATTTACGGCAAATCCTACGGGTTGTGCTGCTGCATTGGCTAGTTTGGATTTGTTGGAAACAAAGGAAATGCAGCAAAATTTAGTCCTAATCAATAAAAGTCATCTGGAATTCAAAAGAAAGCTAGAAAACCATCCAATGGTTACAACGACAAGAGTGCTGGGCGTTATTTTTGCATTGGAAATAAAAACAGAAAGTTCGGCGAGTTATTACGGAACATTACGTAATAGACTTTATGATTTTTTTATTGAAAACGGCATAATTCTCAGACCTGTGGGGAATATTGTGTATATTTTGCCACCTTATGTCATTAGCGATGCACAATTGCAAAAAGTGTATGAAGTGGTGGAAAAGGCATTGGAAATAGTTTAA
- the bioD gene encoding dethiobiotin synthase yields MKLFITGISTDVGKTVASAIIVEALEADYWKPIQAGDLDNSDSHKVKAYVSNIKSKFHANAYALNTPASPHLAAELDGIIIDLDQIKEPKTDNHLVIEGAGGVFVPLNDAECVIDLIQSDYKVIVVSRHYLGSINHTLLTVESLLNRKIAIGGIIFSGDENQSTESIILSKTGLKCIGRIEQEPYFDQNVIKEYADRFREELLKL; encoded by the coding sequence ATGAAACTATTCATCACAGGAATATCTACAGATGTAGGCAAGACTGTTGCCTCAGCTATTATTGTCGAAGCTCTCGAAGCTGATTATTGGAAACCAATTCAAGCAGGCGATTTGGACAATTCTGATAGTCATAAGGTCAAAGCTTATGTTTCTAATATCAAATCAAAATTCCATGCAAATGCGTATGCATTAAACACACCTGCAAGCCCTCATCTTGCCGCTGAATTGGACGGTATTATAATCGATTTGGATCAGATAAAAGAACCAAAAACTGATAACCATTTGGTTATAGAAGGTGCTGGAGGTGTTTTTGTTCCGTTGAACGATGCTGAATGTGTTATTGATTTGATTCAGTCTGATTATAAAGTGATAGTGGTTTCAAGACATTATCTGGGAAGCATCAATCATACTCTGCTAACAGTGGAATCATTGCTTAATCGTAAAATAGCGATTGGAGGAATTATTTTTTCGGGTGATGAAAATCAATCTACGGAATCTATTATTTTGAGTAAAACGGGTCTTAAATGTATCGGTCGAATCGAGCAGGAGCCTTATTTTGATCAAAATGTAATTAAGGAGTATGCTGATAGGTTTCGGGAGGAACTTTTGAAATTATAA
- a CDS encoding GxxExxY protein: MKDILYKEISDSILKAYYAVYNQLGYGFLEKVYQNAMYFELKSKGLKVEAQKQIKVYFKNQLVGEYFADLLIEDKVIVELKACELLMNAHVAQTMNYLKATKIEIGLVLNFGEEPEFKRIVYTNDKK, encoded by the coding sequence ATGAAAGATATACTTTATAAAGAAATTTCCGATTCAATATTAAAAGCATATTATGCTGTTTACAATCAATTGGGATATGGATTTCTTGAAAAAGTGTATCAAAATGCGATGTATTTTGAGTTGAAATCAAAGGGACTTAAAGTTGAAGCGCAAAAACAAATCAAAGTTTATTTTAAGAACCAATTAGTTGGCGAATATTTTGCAGATTTATTGATTGAAGATAAAGTAATAGTTGAGTTGAAAGCTTGTGAATTACTAATGAATGCTCATGTGGCTCAAACAATGAATTATCTGAAAGCTACTAAAATAGAAATAGGTTTAGTATTGAATTTTGGAGAAGAACCCGAATTCAAACGTATAGTATATACAAACGATAAAAAGTAA
- a CDS encoding aminotransferase class I/II-fold pyridoxal phosphate-dependent enzyme: MNFPKKLADKLETRKQNKSLRSLPKPNDLIDFASNDYIGFSKSEVIFDATHQFLLDNNIKNNGATGSRLISGNHALYSQTEDYIAEFHQSESALLFNSGYDANVGFFSAVPQKGDLILYDELCHASIRDGIQLSNAKSYKFKHNDFEDLELLIQRNPDVLIYIATESVFSMDGDCPNMEELVTVSEKYNCYLVVDEAHALGVFGDKGEGLIQYLHLQDKIFARVVTFGKGLGCHGAVVLGSEELKSYLVNFARSFIYTTGLSPHSVATILMGYHHLEKDKNAVESLRNNIVFFNQVKKMLYLSPIFIRSKSAIQSVIIPGNEKVKAIANSLQENGFDVKAILSPTVPSGQERLRFCLHNYNSKEEITQILTLLSNFVK, encoded by the coding sequence ATGAATTTTCCCAAAAAACTTGCCGATAAACTCGAAACCCGAAAGCAAAACAAGTCGCTAAGGTCACTTCCAAAACCTAATGATTTAATTGATTTTGCTTCGAATGATTATATTGGTTTTTCCAAATCAGAAGTGATTTTCGATGCAACTCATCAGTTTTTATTGGATAATAATATAAAAAACAATGGTGCGACTGGTTCTCGATTGATTTCCGGTAATCATGCCTTATATTCACAAACGGAAGATTACATTGCAGAATTTCATCAATCAGAGTCGGCTTTGCTGTTTAATTCGGGTTACGATGCCAATGTCGGTTTTTTTAGTGCAGTACCTCAAAAAGGAGATTTGATTCTGTATGACGAATTGTGCCATGCCTCTATTCGCGACGGAATCCAATTATCGAATGCCAAGTCCTATAAATTCAAGCACAATGATTTTGAGGATTTGGAATTGTTGATTCAGCGTAATCCTGATGTTTTAATATACATTGCGACCGAATCGGTTTTTTCAATGGATGGTGATTGTCCGAACATGGAGGAATTGGTTACCGTATCGGAGAAATACAACTGTTATTTGGTCGTTGACGAAGCCCATGCTCTAGGCGTTTTTGGCGACAAAGGAGAAGGATTGATTCAATATCTACATTTGCAGGACAAAATATTTGCCCGGGTAGTGACTTTTGGCAAAGGTTTGGGTTGTCATGGAGCAGTGGTTTTGGGTTCAGAAGAATTGAAATCGTACCTCGTTAATTTTGCCCGAAGTTTTATTTACACTACGGGACTTTCTCCTCATTCGGTAGCCACTATTTTAATGGGTTACCATCATTTGGAAAAAGATAAAAATGCAGTTGAGTCACTTCGGAACAATATTGTCTTTTTTAATCAAGTGAAAAAAATGCTGTATTTGAGTCCGATTTTTATCCGAAGCAAATCGGCTATCCAAAGTGTTATTATTCCCGGAAATGAGAAAGTGAAAGCTATTGCCAATTCTCTTCAGGAAAATGGCTTTGATGTCAAAGCGATACTTTCGCCTACAGTTCCTTCCGGACAGGAACGTTTGCGTTTTTGCCTGCATAATTACAATAGCAAAGAAGAAATAACGCAAATATTGACGCTGTTAAGTAACTTTGTGAAATAG
- a CDS encoding porin family protein: MKKILFLLVLCFGFQKSHSQVLMSLIFGDKLNSPNIEFGLEGGANFSTISNLDSDHRTDFNLGFYFDFNLKNPSWMFNTGVIVKSTMGADNVAIYSLNDEKLDAVFAEGSVKRTINYFNVPLMIKYKFDNNIYIKVGTQLGLLSTANDMFHQNYYGDDLEYKNNIRDKIHVVDAGLALGLGYRLKTGKYGMNLGLQYYYGLVPLLKGDNSPTQYNRSLYVTAGLPIGKGKAAKKAAEKKKKAEEGLGQ, encoded by the coding sequence ATGAAAAAGATTCTATTCTTACTTGTATTATGTTTTGGTTTTCAAAAATCTCATTCTCAGGTTTTAATGTCCCTGATTTTTGGCGACAAATTAAATTCCCCGAATATTGAATTTGGTTTAGAAGGCGGAGCCAATTTTTCGACTATATCGAATCTCGATTCGGATCATAGAACCGATTTTAATTTGGGTTTTTATTTCGATTTTAATTTAAAGAACCCTTCCTGGATGTTCAACACGGGAGTAATCGTAAAATCGACAATGGGAGCTGATAACGTAGCTATTTATTCGTTGAATGATGAAAAATTGGATGCCGTATTTGCCGAAGGATCTGTTAAAAGAACTATCAACTATTTTAATGTCCCTTTGATGATCAAATACAAATTTGATAACAACATTTATATCAAAGTTGGTACTCAATTGGGATTGTTGTCCACTGCGAATGATATGTTCCATCAGAATTATTATGGCGATGATCTAGAGTATAAAAACAACATACGGGACAAAATTCATGTTGTCGATGCCGGTTTGGCCCTTGGTCTTGGTTATCGTTTAAAAACCGGTAAATACGGTATGAATCTAGGCCTGCAATACTATTACGGATTGGTACCACTTTTAAAAGGGGATAATAGCCCTACTCAATACAACCGCTCTCTTTATGTAACGGCGGGCTTGCCAATAGGTAAAGGAAAAGCGGCTAAAAAGGCAGCGGAGAAAAAGAAAAAAGCAGAGGAAGGGCTTGGTCAATAA